TGCCGCTAAACCAGATTACCGCCAGCGATTGAAGCGGATAGCTCAGGTGTTTGTGTGGTTTGTGAAACTGTTTTTTTGGTATGCGACCGGCGGAAGCAGATTAAAAAAACCTAGTTGAACAACCGGACAGACGTGTGACTATGAGCGCAAAGCGCGCCCGGGCGGCATAAGTGAGATAAGGATGTTTGTACTGATATTTATTTTTTATGGGCTTGAAGGAATTGTGCAAACCAATGGTATGATTTTTTTGGAATGCGCTTTTGTGTTTTAAAATCAACATGAACTAAACCAAAGCGCTGTGTGTAACCCTCAGCCCATTCAAAATTATCAGTAAATGACCAAACGAAATAGCCTTTTAATTTTTCAAAATGTTGATGTGCCTTGTGTACCTGATGCAGGTATGAGCCTAGGTAGTTGATGCGTTCAGTATCATAAACGGCGCCGTTTTTCAGTTGATCATGAAAGGATGCACCGTTTTCAGTGATGATGATTTGGCGCACGTTTTTATAATGACTGAATTTTTTTACCATTTCATAAATTGATTCAGGATACACTTCCCAATTCATGCTGGTGTGATAGACTTTACGGCGTGACGCAGGAACAAGATTTGCGCGCAGGTAAGGAATATAAAAACGATGTGTTGCCACTTCACGGGTGTAATTTTGAATGCCGATGAAATCAAAATCAAAGATCATTTTTTCATGATCACCGGGTTGGATAAAGGGTTCAATTTTTTTTAGTAAGGGAAGTGATTCATGCGGGTAACCAAGCCCCAGTGATGGTTCAATAAAAATGCGATTCAATAAGGTATCAATGCGTTTTGCCGATGCCTGATCAGCCTTTGACATTGAACGCGGCGTGATATAAGAACATGAAAATGTGGTGCCAATGATTGCATGCGGTTGATGTTTGCGAATGATACGAGCTCCGGCCGCCTGACAAAGAACTGCGTGATGAACTGCAGGTAAAAAATTGGACAAGCCTTTTTTACCGGGTGCGTGCGTGCCCAAATAATAACCTGCACCGGTGAATACGATGGGTTCATTTAATACCATCCAATGTTTTACAAATGGAGAGAAATGTTTTACGCAAATGCTTACAAAGTTTTCAAACCAGGTAATAATTTCACGGTTTTTCCAGCCTCCTTTTTTTTGAAGTGCCAAGGGCAAATCCCAATGATATAAAGTAACCCAAACTGTAATATTGTGCTTTGCGCAAAATGAAAATACGTTTTTGTAATAGTCAATACCGTTAGGGTTTACATAACCTTCACCACTGGGTAAAATACGCGACCAGGCAATAGATGTGCGAAAGTGTTTGACGCCCGCTTGCTGCATGAGTAATATATCATCA
This genomic stretch from Crocinitomicaceae bacterium harbors:
- a CDS encoding beta-glucosidase; this translates as MVQADSLLNEHARSIHHTQFSSNFIFGVSSSAPQSEGGIAPTLKGPSIWDEFSKPRYKKIARGHTPERGNDFYYRYTDDILLMQQAGVKHFRTSIAWSRILPSGEGYVNPNGIDYYKNVFSFCAKHNITVWVTLYHWDLPLALQKKGGWKNREIITWFENFVSICVKHFSPFVKHWMVLNEPIVFTGAGYYLGTHAPGKKGLSNFLPAVHHAVLCQAAGARIIRKHQPHAIIGTTFSCSYITPRSMSKADQASAKRIDTLLNRIFIEPSLGLGYPHESLPLLKKIEPFIQPGDHEKMIFDFDFIGIQNYTREVATHRFYIPYLRANLVPASRRKVYHTSMNWEVYPESIYEMVKKFSHYKNVRQIIITENGASFHDQLKNGAVYDTERINYLGSYLHQVHKAHQHFEKLKGYFVWSFTDNFEWAEGYTQRFGLVHVDFKTQKRIPKKSYHWFAQFLQAHKK